In Candidatus Eremiobacteraceae bacterium, the genomic stretch ACGATCAGCCGGTGCGCACATCGTCATTGCCGCTTGGAGCGGTTCGTCTCACCGAACGTTTTCTGAAATCGGATCCACCGACCAGCGATGAAGTCGAGCGCTGCCGGGCCGCCATCGCGCTTAGTCTCGCGGGCATCGATGCAGCAATGCGGCCTAAAGGCATGTTGGCATTTGTCGGGGGCACGTCGGCGACAGCGGTTCGCATGCTGCAAGCCGACACGGCTGACGGTGTGGCGCGAATCGGCACAGCGGCCCTTTCAGATCTCGGCCGCGCGGTGACGGCGCTCCCGGTGGCGCAGCGCAAAAAACTGCACGGTCTGTCCTCCCAGCGCGCCGACATCATCGCCGCCGGGCTTCTCGTCGTCGAGTCGATCGCTGTCGCCGCTAACGCATATGAAGTAGCGGTCGTTCAAGCCGATCTGCTATCGGGCTATTTGCTGGAACACGCCGGATCGTAGTCACACTATAACCTAGCGGAGCTTTGGCCGGCGGGAAGAATGCTCGATAGGAGACGAATTTCACGTCAAGCGCCCGCGAGCGCGCGTCGACGGCGCAGAAATAGAAGGAGAGCACATATGGTATTTAAGCTTTCCGGTATTGCATTATTGGCCGCGCTGTCTTGCGGGGTACTCACGCAAGGCGCAGATGCTGCGTCGTTAAACGCCCCATTGCGACTCGACGGCGCGAGTCCTAAGGGCCCGCTCATCGGCGACTCGTCGGGTGCGCTCTACGGCACGACACAAACCGGCGGCGGATCCGAATGGGGAACGGTATTCAAGCTTACGCCGAACGGCAGCGGCTACCGGGAGAGCGTGCTGTATCAATTCAAAGGCAAACCGGACGGCGGCGATCCTATGGCCGGCCTCCTCGGCAATAACGCAGGTGCGCTATTCGGCACGACCTGGGTTGGCGGCACAGCCGATAGGGGCTCGGTCTTCAAACTAACGCCGAATGGGACCGGCTATAGCGAGAAAGTGTTGTATAGTTTCCAAGGCGGTTCCGACGGCGGCTCGCCGCAATGCACACTCATCGAAGATGCTCATGGCGGACTTTACGGCACCGCGAGCGGCGGTGGAGATATCGGCCAAGGAGTCGTCTTCAAATTGACTCGGAACGGCAACGCTTATCTAGAAAGCGTGCTGTACAGCTTTCAGGGCGGCGCCGACGGAGCCGGTCCGTCATCGCTCTTAGCAGACTCGAGCGGCGCACTTTATGCCACGACTTCGGGCGGCGGCGCATTCGGAAAAGGTATAGTTTTCAAACTCACGCCGAATGGCAATCAATACAGTGAATCGATATTGTTCAATTTCGACGGCCGCTCAGGCGGAGGTGAGCCCAGCGCCTCACTCAGTGCCGATGCCGCAGGCGCGCTCTACGGCACGGCTGTGAATGGCGGAGACCCATTCTGCGCGCAAGCCGGCTGCGGCTCTGTGTTCAAGCTCAGCCCATCCGGCGGCGGCTACAACGCGAGCGTACTCCACACGTTTGGAGGCGGGTCCGACGGCAAGTGGCCATTCGCCGCGGTGATCGTCGACAGCTCAGGGTCGGTGTACGGCACAACGCGGGGAGGCGACGCAGTTCCGGGAACTGTTTTCAAGCTGACGCCGAACGGCAACGATTATAGCTACCACGTCATCCATCGCTTCACAGGTCGAGATTTCCCCTATGCGGCGGTCATCGAAGACGGCCTAGGCGCGCTGTATGGAACCACGGTTTACGGCGGCACCTACGGGATTGGAAGCGTCTACAAGCTGACACCGCATGGAGTCAAGTACGGCGAGCGGATCCTCCACAGCTTCCATCCCTAAACGGCCTTCACTTTGCGAACGAAGAGCTGCGCGAAGTGCGAACGCAAAGGCCACGCGGTGACGAACCAGAGCAGTGTTGTGAACAACGGGAGCGGCAATCCGCTCGGCAGCATGGTGATGTGGAAATTCAGTACGTTCGCGAGAACCGATGCGAGCAAGACCAATGCCAACGGAACATACTGATCGATCAAGAGCATGACGGCCGCGATGACTTGCACGGCGAAAACCATGATGTAGAAATGCGAGTCGATCATGGTGTTGAAGAAGGCTCCGGCCATGCCGCTGATCGGAGGCGTGGGCAGGAAGTGGAAAAACCCATTGAGGCCCAGCACGAGAAATATGATCCCCAAGAGTATTCGCGCGATCACGCTCATCACGTTGGTAAAACCTCCGCAAGACGCTCGAGACTCTGGGTCCAGCCCTCTTCCATACCGTCGAGATATTGGGCGGCTTGGTCGGTTGCCGAGAGCACGCGCGCGTGCAAGGTGAGCCTCGTTTTTTCGCCCTGCTCTTCGAATACCACAGTGTTCAGTATCTCAAACAGCGGATCGCCGTTTTCATCAAGGGGAGTGCTCGTAAAGACAAGCCGTTCGGGCGCGACTACTTCATTAAAAACGCCCGTCATCGGATACACCGTGCCTTCCGGGCCCCGCATATGGATACGGATCGCACCGCCTTCACGAACGTCCACCTCGCACACGGGATTTGTGAAGTGGTGGGGGCCCCACCACTTCGCGAGCTGATTCGGGTCGGTCCAAGCCTGGAACACAAGATCTCGAGGCGCATCGAAAACGCGCGTGATCGTGAGATCCGGGAATTTCGATGAGCAAGCGTCAGCCTCAGCGGCCATCGGTGCGCCCTTTCTGAATGTCTTTTAGATATATGTCGAGCCGCTCGAATCTCTCATCCCAGAATCGACGATAGTCGTCGAGCCATCCCACGACATTTCGCAGCGGGCCGGCATCGAGGCGGCACGGTCGCCACTGTGCCGAACGACCGCGCACGATCAATCCGGCGCGCTCGAGTACCTTCAGATGCTTGGACACGGCCGGAAGCGTCATTTCAAATGGCGCCGCTAACTCCGTGACGGATGACTCGCTCGATGCCAAGCGCGCAAGAATCGCACGGCGCGTCGGATCGGCAAGTGCAGAGAACGTGCGGGTCAGAGCCGCTTCGTCGTATTTTACCACTAGGTTAAATACTAGAACATCCGGCCGCGGTTGTCAACCCCATCGAGGGGGCGCACCGTCGGGCGAACAATCCGGCTGGCAAATCATGGATACGACCACAGAATACGCGCTCGCATTTGCCTTGACGACGACCGCCGGATTGCGCGGCTTCCTCGCGCTTCTAGTCGCGTCGCTCGCGGCGCACGCCGGGTGGATCCATCTCAATGCGCCTTATGCGTGGCTCGGTTCGGACGCCGCAAGCATCGTCTTAGCAGTCTTCGCCGTGCTGGAGATTCTCGCCGATAAGTTCCCGGTCATCGACAACGCACTGCACGTTGTCTACTTCGTGGTCAGGCCCGCAGCAGCGGCGATTCTCGTCGGCGGCACGGTCCACGCGCCGAACCAAGGCGAGCTGATCGGACTTATGGTGCTTGGAGCGCTCAATGCGTTTGTCGTTCACGGCGCGGCGGCGGCGACTCGCGCCGCGAGCACGGCCGCGACGCTCGGCGCAGCGAACCCGGTGTTGAGCGTCGGCGAAGACATCGTCGCGTTGGGAGGGAGCGCGCTCGCGATCACCATGCCGATCGTTGCGGCCGTTCTTGCTCTCGTGCTCGTGGTTCTATTACTCGTCGTGGCCGGGCGCATTCGCGCGCGAGCGCGGCGACGCGTAGCGGAGGACGAACAGCAGACGTGACCGAAAGCCGCGCGAACGTCGAAGGAAAGGAACTTCAAAGCAATGATTCTTAAGCGTTTTTCGTCTTCGTTCGCTGCGATTTGCGCCATCGCGATGCTTTCGGGATGCGGCAGCGGCAGCAGCGATACTTCGTCAACGGCCACCACCGCCGCCGCGTCGGGTGCGCCCGCCATGATGTCCGGAACTCATCACGGATACATGGCCAAGCCGCTCGCTAAGGCAGTTCCGGTGCCGGCCGATCTGCATTGCACCGGCGATGTCGTGGTCTGGGTGAATCTGAAGACCAAATCGTTTCACGAGTCCACCGATCCGTATTTCGGGCGCACCGTGGACGGCAAGTATATGTGCAAGGCGGATGCCGTCACTGCGGGAGATCACGCCGCGGGCAGCATGCGCTCCCACAGACATTCGCCGGCACCCGACGCAAGCCCGGGCGGCGATTAACAGCTAACCTCGACTCCGGTCGAGAAAGGGAAGGTTCGCCATGGAATGGGTCGTCAATCTTGCCCACTCATTCGCGTGGGTTCTCTTTATCATCTTCATCTTCGCGGTCATCGGATTCATAGCCACGATTCGTTGGATCATCGGGTTAGTGACCGGCGCCGAGCAAGCCGTCGTCACCGGCGTCGAAGGCGTCGAACGCAGCATCGAGCGGAAGTGAGCAGCGGGGAGCGTCGATCATGAAGCGGACAACGGCCTTAACTCTCGCCATGGTTGGATTGCTGTGCACCGGATGCGCCGACAATGGCGGGAAAAATACCGCCGCTGCGCCGCGCGTGACGCCCGGGACCATCAGCAATCCCACCGATTTTCCGTTAGGCGCGGACGCCAAAATCCTTGACGCAAAGCCGTTCAACCAGGCCATCACCAACGCGCAAGGTGCGGGCGGCACGGCCATGTCGCAAGGCATCGGCACGTACCACGGTCACACGATGATCGCGCAAAGCACGGCGTCGCTTGCCAACGTCAAGTCCTGGCTCAAGAAGTTGGAGTCTGCGCCACCCGCCGGGTACGAGTTCGTCTCCACGGCGCAACGCCCCCAAGCCGTGGCGGCCGCCGGGAAATATGGCGTCACCTATGCCGTGTTCAAACGTGGCTCCAAAGGCGCCATCATCGCCGTCATCGATTCGACGCTCGCGCACGACAAAATCGGATTCATGCTCGGCCTCGTCGACAAATACCGCATGCTTCCGGCGAGCATGCGCGGTTCCATCGATGAACAGGTGAAGAAAGAAACGGGCGTGTCGGTGACCGAAGCGCTCGATCCCAGCGCGCCCATCGGCATGACCATCGAGGCGCTGCGAGACGTCAACGGC encodes the following:
- a CDS encoding choice-of-anchor tandem repeat GloVer-containing protein: MVFKLSGIALLAALSCGVLTQGADAASLNAPLRLDGASPKGPLIGDSSGALYGTTQTGGGSEWGTVFKLTPNGSGYRESVLYQFKGKPDGGDPMAGLLGNNAGALFGTTWVGGTADRGSVFKLTPNGTGYSEKVLYSFQGGSDGGSPQCTLIEDAHGGLYGTASGGGDIGQGVVFKLTRNGNAYLESVLYSFQGGADGAGPSSLLADSSGALYATTSGGGAFGKGIVFKLTPNGNQYSESILFNFDGRSGGGEPSASLSADAAGALYGTAVNGGDPFCAQAGCGSVFKLSPSGGGYNASVLHTFGGGSDGKWPFAAVIVDSSGSVYGTTRGGDAVPGTVFKLTPNGNDYSYHVIHRFTGRDFPYAAVIEDGLGALYGTTVYGGTYGIGSVYKLTPHGVKYGERILHSFHP
- a CDS encoding DoxX family membrane protein, which codes for MMSVIARILLGIIFLVLGLNGFFHFLPTPPISGMAGAFFNTMIDSHFYIMVFAVQVIAAVMLLIDQYVPLALVLLASVLANVLNFHITMLPSGLPLPLFTTLLWFVTAWPLRSHFAQLFVRKVKAV
- a CDS encoding SRPBCC domain-containing protein, which produces MAAEADACSSKFPDLTITRVFDAPRDLVFQAWTDPNQLAKWWGPHHFTNPVCEVDVREGGAIRIHMRGPEGTVYPMTGVFNEVVAPERLVFTSTPLDENGDPLFEILNTVVFEEQGEKTRLTLHARVLSATDQAAQYLDGMEEGWTQSLERLAEVLPT
- a CDS encoding metalloregulator ArsR/SmtB family transcription factor; amino-acid sequence: MVKYDEAALTRTFSALADPTRRAILARLASSESSVTELAAPFEMTLPAVSKHLKVLERAGLIVRGRSAQWRPCRLDAGPLRNVVGWLDDYRRFWDERFERLDIYLKDIQKGRTDGR
- a CDS encoding DUF4126 domain-containing protein; the encoded protein is MDTTTEYALAFALTTTAGLRGFLALLVASLAAHAGWIHLNAPYAWLGSDAASIVLAVFAVLEILADKFPVIDNALHVVYFVVRPAAAAILVGGTVHAPNQGELIGLMVLGALNAFVVHGAAAATRAASTAATLGAANPVLSVGEDIVALGGSALAITMPIVAAVLALVLVVLLLVVAGRIRARARRRVAEDEQQT